In Gemmata obscuriglobus, a single genomic region encodes these proteins:
- the fliP gene encoding flagellar type III secretion system pore protein FliP (The bacterial flagellar biogenesis protein FliP forms a type III secretion system (T3SS)-type pore required for flagellar assembly.), whose translation MGDLADFVNGPNGLNFQNLSPPVQTALMLGLSALLPAALMTMTCFTRVVIVLSFVRQGLGAQNVPPNLVLTGLALFITLFVMQPTFAEIDQKAYQPYLQKQITGPQAFKTGTDIYKQFMLRQTRKQDLALFLHLSKHTVEKAEDAPFLTVVPAFLISELKTAFIMGFCIYLPFLMVDLVVSSVLTSMGMVMMPPVTISAPFKILLFVLADGWHLVTYAIALSYG comes from the coding sequence ATGGGCGACCTGGCCGACTTCGTCAACGGCCCCAACGGGCTGAACTTCCAGAACCTGTCGCCGCCGGTCCAGACCGCCCTCATGCTGGGGCTGTCCGCCCTGCTCCCGGCGGCCCTGATGACCATGACGTGCTTCACGCGCGTCGTGATCGTTCTGTCGTTCGTGCGCCAGGGGTTGGGCGCGCAGAACGTGCCCCCCAACCTGGTCCTCACCGGGCTGGCGCTGTTCATCACCCTGTTCGTGATGCAGCCCACCTTCGCCGAGATCGACCAGAAGGCGTACCAGCCCTACCTCCAAAAGCAGATCACCGGCCCGCAGGCGTTCAAGACCGGCACGGACATCTACAAGCAGTTCATGCTGCGCCAGACCCGCAAGCAGGACCTCGCGCTGTTCCTGCACCTCTCGAAGCACACCGTGGAGAAGGCCGAGGACGCCCCGTTCCTGACGGTGGTGCCCGCGTTCCTGATCAGCGAGTTGAAGACCGCCTTCATCATGGGGTTCTGCATCTACCTGCCGTTCCTCATGGTGGACCTCGTGGTGTCGAGCGTGCTCACCTCAATGGGTATGGTCATGATGCCGCCCGTCACCATCTCGGCGCCGTTCAAGATCCTGCTGTTCGTCCTCGCCGACGGCTGGCACCTCGTGACCTACGCCATCGCGCTCAGCTACGGCTGA
- a CDS encoding MmcQ/YjbR family DNA-binding protein: MPDQAPFAEAEAALRTHALGFPGATEEFPWGHRGIKVRGKIFVTMAALGDQFRTSMKLPDSGIYALTQRYATPAGYGLGRHGWVTCTFRPGDEVPTDLLEEWIEESYRAIAPKKLILARNAQLGGSESLVVSITPTSAPEPKAAKPKPQSRREGKPV; encoded by the coding sequence ATGCCGGACCAAGCCCCCTTCGCCGAAGCCGAGGCCGCACTTCGGACGCACGCGCTCGGCTTTCCCGGGGCCACCGAAGAGTTCCCGTGGGGGCACCGGGGGATCAAAGTGCGGGGCAAAATATTCGTCACGATGGCAGCACTCGGTGACCAGTTCAGAACCAGCATGAAGCTGCCCGATTCCGGCATCTACGCGCTGACCCAGCGCTACGCGACACCGGCCGGCTACGGGCTCGGCCGGCACGGATGGGTAACATGCACGTTTCGGCCCGGCGACGAGGTGCCAACAGACCTGCTGGAAGAATGGATCGAGGAAAGCTACCGGGCGATCGCCCCTAAAAAGTTGATCCTGGCCCGGAATGCCCAACTTGGCGGTTCCGAGTCGCTGGTGGTGTCTATCACACCGACTTCAGCGCCCGAGCCGAAAGCGGCAAAACCGAAGCCACAAAGCAGGCGCGAAGGGAAACCTGTTTGA